The Desmonostoc muscorum LEGE 12446 genome includes a region encoding these proteins:
- a CDS encoding PD-(D/E)XK nuclease superfamily protein — protein MALTQGGRANKAGKILEINVEAILNGHNYFQVGNYVSKEFVLNAALLPKRYGKEVYIGTGIYHTDLKVDFYVVGSPAMPSGLIIECKWQESPGSVDEKFPYLNMNIQHYYPAPTIVILGGEGMREGASKWLKARVNDNHNLLAVYSLDRFIAWANKNL, from the coding sequence ATGGCTCTGACTCAAGGTGGGCGGGCAAATAAGGCAGGGAAAATTCTAGAAATTAATGTAGAAGCAATCTTGAATGGACATAATTATTTTCAAGTAGGAAATTATGTCTCAAAAGAATTTGTATTAAATGCGGCTTTATTGCCAAAACGCTATGGGAAAGAGGTTTATATTGGCACTGGAATTTATCATACCGATTTAAAGGTTGATTTTTACGTTGTTGGCTCACCTGCAATGCCATCTGGTTTAATTATTGAGTGCAAATGGCAAGAAAGCCCTGGTTCGGTTGATGAAAAATTTCCTTATTTAAATATGAACATTCAGCATTATTACCCTGCACCGACTATCGTCATACTAGGTGGTGAAGGTATGCGAGAAGGTGCAAGTAAATGGCTGAAAGCAAGAGTTAATGATAATCATAATTTATTAGCAGTTTATAGCTTAGACAGATTTATTGCTTGGGCAAATAAAAATCTTTGA
- a CDS encoding DNA adenine methylase: MVIQIPKETSPRPFLKWAGGKSRLIQQYIPYFPNNYKNYYEPFLGGGAVFFYLQPTKAILTDINAELINTYCCVRDNVDELILLLKEHKKRHTRDYYYSVRNNFAGTDLEKAARLIYLNKTCFNGLYRVNSQGKFNVPLGRYDNPNICPENLLQLASTALSHATIQQADFTQVLNYATSSDDFVFFDPPYHPISDTSYFTAYSSNSFTRKDQEVLRDTCAELSSRGVKVMVCNSDSEFIKKIYTDINFETHTIKAARSINSNIKNRGMINELLITSFDNKEFRSQNSEFSMNTVCLGSE; this comes from the coding sequence ATGGTTATTCAAATCCCCAAAGAAACTAGCCCGCGTCCATTTTTGAAGTGGGCAGGGGGTAAAAGTAGGTTGATTCAGCAATATATTCCTTATTTTCCCAATAATTATAAAAATTACTATGAACCATTTTTAGGAGGCGGTGCTGTCTTTTTCTATCTCCAACCAACCAAAGCAATTTTAACTGATATTAACGCCGAATTAATTAATACTTATTGCTGCGTTAGAGATAACGTTGATGAATTAATATTGCTCCTGAAAGAACATAAGAAAAGACATACTAGAGATTATTACTATAGCGTAAGAAACAACTTTGCTGGTACTGATTTAGAAAAAGCTGCTCGTTTAATATATCTGAATAAAACCTGTTTCAATGGTCTTTATCGAGTGAATTCACAGGGCAAATTCAATGTGCCCTTAGGCAGATATGACAATCCCAACATTTGTCCTGAAAATTTATTGCAACTAGCCTCCACAGCACTTTCTCACGCAACAATTCAACAAGCAGATTTTACGCAAGTGCTTAACTATGCCACTAGCAGTGATGACTTTGTATTTTTTGATCCCCCTTACCACCCTATCAGTGACACTAGCTATTTCACTGCCTATAGTTCAAATTCTTTTACTAGAAAAGACCAGGAAGTTTTGAGAGACACTTGTGCAGAGTTGTCAAGTCGGGGTGTCAAAGTTATGGTATGTAATTCTGATAGTGAATTTATTAAAAAAATTTATACAGATATCAATTTTGAAACACACACAATCAAAGCAGCGCGATCGATTAACTCGAACATAAAAAATCGAGGCATGATTAACGAATTATTAATTACATCTTTTGATAATAAAGAATTCAGGAGTCAGAATTCAGAATTCAGCATGAATACTGTATGCCTTGGTAGTGAATAA
- a CDS encoding DUF751 family protein encodes MFDGFWDNVFRYPRYFITVLLGVFINTFAPLVPLFKRPITLIALLGLLVSSLVFVTFTLRAMLGLSTI; translated from the coding sequence ATGTTTGACGGATTTTGGGATAACGTCTTTCGCTACCCCCGCTACTTCATTACTGTCCTCTTAGGGGTATTTATCAACACCTTTGCGCCATTAGTGCCACTGTTCAAACGCCCAATCACCCTAATCGCCCTTTTGGGTTTGCTTGTTAGCAGTCTGGTGTTCGTAACTTTCACCTTACGTGCAATGCTGGGCTTGAGTACAATCTAG
- the rbfA gene encoding 30S ribosome-binding factor RbfA encodes MATNRRVSRVAELIKREVSQMLLNGIKDDRVGTGMVSVTDVDVSGDLQHAKIYVSIYGTDEAKAETMAGLKSATGFVRSELGARVRLRRTPEVIFVEDRSIERGNKVLALLNQLNNQRSPEDPTAVEDTTDPDDDKFSESVT; translated from the coding sequence ATGGCTACAAATCGCCGCGTCTCCCGCGTTGCTGAACTGATCAAACGGGAAGTTAGCCAAATGCTGCTCAACGGCATTAAGGATGACCGTGTGGGTACAGGAATGGTAAGTGTTACTGATGTTGATGTTTCTGGCGACCTCCAACACGCCAAAATCTACGTCAGTATCTATGGTACAGATGAAGCTAAGGCTGAAACAATGGCGGGCTTAAAGTCAGCCACAGGTTTTGTCCGCAGCGAACTTGGTGCTAGGGTACGGCTACGTCGTACACCAGAGGTGATCTTTGTGGAAGATCGCTCCATAGAACGTGGTAATAAAGTACTGGCACTATTAAACCAGCTGAACAATCAGCGATCGCCAGAAGATCCCACAGCAGTAGAAGACACCACAGATCCCGATGATGACAAATTCTCAGAATCAGTAACTTAA
- a CDS encoding DUF4327 family protein, whose product MSVNTVPSINYYSLDVIQDEARRLVQKGMVSRQQPIYTLCQYIPAREWVCVECELEKCDFLLRDRIGDLIGREQWDND is encoded by the coding sequence ATGAGTGTGAATACGGTGCCTTCTATTAATTACTACTCTCTGGATGTCATCCAAGACGAAGCACGCCGACTGGTGCAAAAGGGAATGGTCAGCCGACAACAGCCAATATATACACTCTGCCAATACATCCCAGCGAGAGAGTGGGTTTGCGTTGAATGTGAGTTAGAAAAATGTGACTTTTTGTTACGCGATCGCATTGGTGACTTGATTGGTCGTGAACAATGGGACAACGACTAA
- a CDS encoding cation diffusion facilitator family transporter, producing MISDNRAEVQKVLIITLVLNLFVMGLKALVGYWTGSLSLLADALHSVTDSANNVLGLIASKFSSPQPDREHPYGHSKFEAVGALGIAAFLGIACFEILQGAIERILKGGGEPVKISPPELWLLLIVLGVNIFVAFYERGVGRRVASPILIADATHTMSDIWVTISVIGGLIGVWLGYQWMDIVLAFPVALLVFWSGWSVLKENLPWLVDQMAIAPEAIHAIATSVPGVINCHAIASRGVLGRQVFIEMHLIVDAPDVETAHQITEEVESRLEERFRPVRILIHVEPPGYKSEQISFEAKG from the coding sequence ATGATTTCCGATAACCGCGCTGAAGTGCAAAAAGTTTTAATTATCACCCTAGTACTCAACCTATTTGTAATGGGATTGAAAGCACTTGTGGGGTACTGGACGGGTTCTTTGAGTTTACTAGCTGATGCTTTGCATAGTGTGACCGATAGTGCTAACAACGTTTTAGGATTAATTGCGAGTAAATTTTCTTCTCCACAACCCGATCGCGAGCATCCTTATGGACACAGCAAGTTTGAAGCGGTGGGAGCATTAGGAATCGCGGCCTTTTTGGGAATAGCCTGTTTTGAAATTCTCCAAGGAGCAATTGAGCGAATTCTCAAAGGCGGTGGTGAACCTGTGAAAATATCGCCCCCTGAGTTGTGGTTATTACTAATTGTGTTGGGTGTAAATATTTTCGTAGCGTTTTACGAACGTGGTGTAGGTAGGCGGGTAGCTAGCCCGATTCTCATTGCTGATGCTACACACACCATGAGCGATATTTGGGTGACAATTTCTGTAATTGGCGGCTTGATCGGAGTTTGGCTGGGTTATCAATGGATGGATATCGTGTTAGCTTTTCCTGTGGCTTTGTTGGTATTTTGGAGTGGCTGGTCAGTTTTAAAAGAGAATTTACCTTGGCTGGTAGATCAAATGGCGATCGCACCAGAAGCAATCCATGCCATCGCTACTTCTGTCCCTGGTGTGATTAACTGTCATGCGATCGCTTCTCGCGGTGTTCTTGGTCGTCAAGTGTTCATTGAAATGCATTTAATTGTAGACGCACCAGATGTAGAAACTGCCCACCAGATCACCGAAGAAGTCGAAAGCCGATTAGAAGAACGGTTTCGTCCTGTGAGGATTTTAATTCACGTCGAGCCACCGGGATATAAGTCTGAGCAAATTAGTTTTGAGGCGAAGGGATGA
- a CDS encoding response regulator: MEPPLPLVGLNILVVDDDDDSRFYVTTVLEADGASVTAVASAAAALKVLPQLQPDILICDIAMPSEDGYTLIRKIRSLKPDIYGKLPAIALTAYGDREYRNTALEAGFQIHVPKPVDPSELVAIVANLVNNCNN, from the coding sequence ATGGAACCTCCTCTCCCTCTTGTTGGCTTAAACATCCTCGTAGTTGATGATGATGATGATAGTCGCTTTTATGTCACAACTGTACTAGAAGCAGATGGAGCATCTGTCACAGCAGTTGCATCCGCAGCCGCCGCATTGAAAGTATTACCCCAATTGCAGCCTGATATCTTGATATGTGATATTGCTATGCCTAGTGAAGACGGCTACACCCTCATCCGCAAAATCCGGTCGCTCAAACCGGACATTTACGGAAAACTCCCCGCCATTGCCTTAACCGCCTATGGCGATCGCGAATATCGTAATACCGCCCTAGAAGCAGGCTTTCAGATTCATGTACCTAAACCAGTCGATCCAAGCGAACTAGTTGCGATCGTCGCCAATTTAGTTAACAATTGTAATAATTAA
- a CDS encoding ATP-binding protein: MNTNDITVPFEVDLTNCDREPIHIPGSIQPHGVLLALKEPELIILQCSNNTYSLFGISPEQLLNQPLSNFLESEQINFLQDCLSQQDLQIVNPLEFTIKSGDENLHYDVIIHRSSQILVLELEPTFLEKSNAFFKFYHLLKQAISKLQVASSVIELSQILAQEVKKITGFERVMVYRFDEDWNGIVIAEQKPEYLTSYLGLHYPASDIPVQARELYSQNWLRLIPNADYQPAAILPANNPLTGQPLDLSKSVLRSVSPLHIEYMHNMGVTASMSISIMKNQKLWGLIACHHQSPKYVPYEIRHACEFLGQITSVELSGKEDSEDTESKINLKSVHSKLVEFMSAENNFLEGLIQHQPNLLNLVNADGAVVYFEKDYFSVGNTPEKLDIQNLIEWIYQNVQEEIFYTDSLSQIYPEGEKIGDVASGLMALSFSKIQRNYVLWFRPEVVRTVNWGGNPNKPVEVTGNGSLRLSPRKSFESWKETVRLKSLSWKPYEVSAALELRSAIIGVVLRKADELAQLNIELERRNNELDAFAYIASHDLKEPLRGIHNYSNFLIEDYGEILDEEGRHKLRTLIRLTQRMEDLIDSLLHFSRLGRIDLSMQDTDINSIVQRNLDLLSARIEEMGVEIRIPRPLPTVYCDRVQVGEVFNNLIANAIKYNDKPEKWIEIGYVEAASPAPVTFYVRDNGIGIREKHFEAIFRIFKRLHGPSKYGGGTGAGLTITKKIVERHGGKIWVESTYGEGSTFYFTLQGVD, encoded by the coding sequence GTGAACACTAACGATATTACCGTTCCCTTTGAAGTTGATCTCACCAACTGCGATCGAGAGCCAATTCATATTCCTGGCTCTATTCAACCTCATGGAGTCCTTTTGGCATTAAAAGAACCAGAGCTAATTATCCTTCAATGTAGCAATAATACTTACTCTTTATTTGGCATTAGTCCGGAACAATTACTAAATCAACCTTTAAGTAACTTCTTAGAATCTGAACAAATTAATTTTTTGCAAGATTGTTTATCTCAACAGGATTTGCAAATTGTCAATCCTCTGGAATTTACAATCAAATCTGGTGATGAAAATTTACATTATGATGTGATTATTCATCGTTCATCTCAAATTTTGGTTCTGGAATTAGAACCGACATTCTTAGAAAAAAGTAACGCCTTTTTTAAATTTTATCATTTACTTAAACAAGCTATATCTAAATTACAGGTGGCATCGAGTGTCATAGAACTAAGTCAAATTCTTGCCCAAGAAGTAAAAAAGATCACTGGTTTTGAACGGGTGATGGTCTATCGCTTCGATGAGGATTGGAACGGCATAGTTATTGCTGAACAAAAGCCAGAATATCTGACATCTTATTTAGGCTTACACTATCCAGCTTCGGATATTCCCGTACAAGCTAGGGAACTCTACAGCCAAAATTGGTTGAGGCTAATACCGAATGCTGACTATCAACCAGCAGCAATTTTACCTGCAAATAATCCCTTGACTGGGCAGCCTTTAGATTTAAGTAAGTCGGTGTTGCGGAGTGTTTCGCCTTTACATATTGAGTATATGCATAATATGGGCGTAACGGCATCAATGTCAATTTCCATTATGAAAAATCAAAAATTATGGGGACTAATTGCTTGTCATCATCAATCGCCGAAATATGTTCCCTATGAAATTCGTCATGCTTGTGAATTTTTGGGACAAATTACATCTGTAGAACTGAGTGGAAAAGAGGATAGTGAAGATACTGAATCCAAAATTAATTTGAAATCAGTTCATAGCAAATTAGTAGAGTTCATGTCGGCAGAAAATAACTTTCTTGAAGGTTTAATTCAGCATCAACCGAATCTACTTAATCTTGTCAATGCCGACGGAGCAGTGGTATATTTTGAAAAAGACTATTTTTCAGTTGGCAATACTCCCGAAAAGCTAGATATTCAAAATTTAATCGAATGGATTTATCAAAATGTCCAGGAAGAAATTTTTTACACTGATTCGCTATCACAAATTTATCCAGAAGGAGAAAAAATCGGTGACGTGGCTAGTGGCTTGATGGCGCTTTCATTTTCCAAAATTCAGAGAAACTATGTTTTATGGTTTCGCCCAGAGGTAGTGCGGACTGTCAATTGGGGAGGTAACCCGAATAAACCTGTAGAGGTAACGGGAAATGGCAGTTTGCGTTTATCACCCCGGAAATCCTTCGAGTCATGGAAAGAAACGGTGCGGTTAAAATCTCTGAGTTGGAAACCTTATGAAGTGAGTGCGGCACTGGAGTTGAGAAGCGCTATTATTGGTGTGGTGTTGCGAAAAGCAGATGAACTAGCGCAGCTCAATATTGAACTAGAACGTAGAAACAACGAATTAGATGCCTTTGCCTACATTGCTTCTCATGATTTGAAAGAACCACTGCGCGGTATTCATAATTATTCCAATTTCCTCATTGAAGACTACGGCGAAATTCTCGACGAAGAAGGTAGGCACAAGCTAAGAACTCTGATTCGTTTGACTCAGCGTATGGAAGATTTAATTGATTCGCTGCTACATTTTTCCCGCTTAGGAAGGATAGATCTTTCTATGCAGGATACTGATATTAATAGTATTGTTCAGCGAAATTTAGACTTGTTGAGCGCCCGAATTGAGGAGATGGGGGTAGAAATCCGGATTCCTAGACCATTACCAACAGTGTATTGCGATCGCGTCCAAGTAGGCGAAGTCTTTAACAATCTCATTGCCAACGCCATTAAATACAACGACAAACCCGAAAAATGGATTGAAATTGGCTATGTTGAAGCCGCTTCACCTGCACCAGTAACATTTTACGTCCGAGATAACGGCATTGGAATTCGAGAAAAACACTTTGAGGCGATTTTCCGCATCTTCAAACGGCTACACGGGCCAAGCAAATATGGTGGCGGTACAGGGGCGGGATTGACCATCACGAAAAAAATTGTCGAGCGACATGGCGGTAAAATCTGGGTGGAGTCAACCTACGGCGAAGGCAGTACGTTTTATTTCACATTACAAGGAGTAGACTGA
- a CDS encoding response regulator produces the protein MIGKTAQPLLVIEDSDEDFEALCRVMRREAVINPVFRCTDGDEALDFLYHTGSYSDSQKFPCPSIILLDLNLPGTDGREVLEQIKQDRNLKNIPVVVFTTSSNPKDIEVCYRYCIASYILKPIDINRLVQTIQSFITYWLDIVVLPDAVSK, from the coding sequence ATGATTGGCAAAACCGCCCAACCTTTGCTTGTGATTGAAGACAGCGATGAAGACTTTGAAGCGCTATGTCGAGTCATGCGCCGAGAAGCTGTGATTAATCCCGTCTTTCGCTGTACCGATGGTGATGAAGCGTTGGACTTTCTCTACCACACTGGTTCCTACAGCGATTCTCAGAAATTTCCTTGTCCCTCGATTATTTTACTCGACCTGAATTTACCAGGAACCGATGGGCGAGAAGTCTTAGAGCAAATCAAGCAGGATCGAAACCTCAAAAATATTCCTGTGGTTGTATTTACGACTTCTTCTAACCCTAAAGATATTGAAGTATGTTATCGATATTGCATTGCTAGTTATATATTAAAACCAATCGACATCAACAGATTGGTACAAACTATTCAAAGTTTTATCACTTATTGGTTAGATATCGTAGTTCTCCCTGATGCTGTTAGCAAGTAG